The proteins below are encoded in one region of Peribacillus muralis:
- a CDS encoding alpha/beta fold hydrolase: MDRHTIKSSERVDNIDIYFEYDKMDDSLPTLVLLHGFLSSSFSFRKLVPYLIKEFNVISLDLPPFGQSGKDYRYTYSFRNIAKSVVHFLAGKNINKFSIIGHSMGGQVSLQLIKHHPDLVEHAILLAGSGYQPSYSEKMKLVSYLPFFSFGIKRYLQRSGIEKNLKNVVHDPALIDDEMRQGYLGPFTKKHDIFRALGRMLRDKEVDLLKDDLHDIQTPCLLIWGRHDRVVPLSIGQRLHDDLPNSELVVIEDSGHLLPEERPTEIYQLIKGFLKTAPPTYSRVNG, translated from the coding sequence ATGGACCGTCATACAATTAAAAGCAGTGAACGGGTGGATAATATAGATATCTATTTTGAGTACGACAAAATGGATGACTCCCTCCCCACCCTTGTCCTGCTTCACGGCTTCTTGTCATCAAGCTTCAGCTTCCGTAAATTAGTGCCCTACCTAATCAAGGAATTCAATGTGATCTCATTGGACCTGCCTCCATTCGGACAAAGCGGAAAAGACTATCGATATACGTATTCCTTCCGGAACATCGCAAAATCCGTTGTACATTTTTTAGCGGGGAAGAACATCAATAAATTCAGCATCATCGGCCATTCCATGGGTGGGCAGGTTTCCCTGCAACTCATCAAACATCATCCTGATCTGGTTGAACACGCGATTCTCCTTGCCGGTTCAGGCTATCAGCCAAGCTATTCCGAAAAAATGAAGCTGGTCAGTTACCTCCCCTTCTTTTCATTCGGGATAAAACGATATTTACAACGCTCGGGCATCGAAAAGAACTTGAAAAACGTTGTTCATGACCCAGCCTTGATTGATGATGAAATGCGCCAAGGATATTTAGGGCCCTTCACAAAAAAGCATGATATTTTCCGTGCCCTAGGAAGGATGCTGCGGGATAAGGAAGTAGATTTACTGAAGGATGATCTTCATGACATCCAGACACCCTGCCTGTTGATTTGGGGGAGGCATGACCGTGTCGTACCGTTATCGATCGGCCAAAGGCTGCATGATGACCTGCCCAATTCCGAGCTTGTCGTGATTGAAGATTCGGGACACCTGCTTCCTGAAGAAAGGCCAACAGAAATATATCAGTTAATAAAGGGATTTTTAAAGACAGCCCCCCCAACCTATTCACGAGTAAACGGCTGA
- a CDS encoding DUF1871 family protein codes for MDTQQMNIALVTVLQDWDPFQIGGDLYEPEIADTVVAVRDMDSPRELAEKIQSIYEFAFDQTVQLEKCLEVAQRLLIIKNDASCSI; via the coding sequence ATGGATACACAGCAAATGAATATAGCGTTGGTCACCGTTTTACAGGATTGGGACCCTTTCCAGATCGGAGGGGACCTATATGAGCCGGAAATCGCCGATACGGTCGTCGCGGTCCGGGATATGGATAGCCCGCGTGAGCTGGCGGAAAAAATACAATCCATTTACGAGTTCGCGTTCGACCAAACCGTCCAATTGGAAAAATGCCTCGAAGTCGCACAGAGGCTGCTCATCATAAAAAATGATGCCAGCTGTTCGATATAA
- a CDS encoding MalY/PatB family protein: MDILNKSFFEEHYDRENTGSVKWDKNSLKSLFGSEDVLPMWVADMDFPAPEGIQKALIERLNHPIFGYTVPSDTVFTEIQNWLRSRHSWQIEKEWISFSSGIVSAIGTTIQAFTNPGDKILVQSPVYTPFFDMIKNNDREVVNSPLILEDGKFMIDFTDFEDKLKSGVKLFLFCSPHNPGGRVWTKDELLRIGDLCKKYDVIMVSDEIHADLFHSPSTHYPIASLSKEFAAITVTLMAPSKTFNIAGMQASFLVTSNEKLQLKLQNTQTKLAFHGLNVLALTAMEAAYREGLEWLTEMMGYIEENIKLAEDFIAEEIPALHVMHPDASYLLWIDCRDLGMTDTEIKEKLIHHGKLALEPGSKYGPGGEGFVRMNIGCSRATLLEGLKRLKLAFS; the protein is encoded by the coding sequence GTGGATATTTTGAACAAATCATTTTTTGAAGAACATTATGACAGGGAAAATACGGGATCCGTGAAATGGGATAAAAACTCGCTTAAATCCTTGTTTGGAAGCGAGGACGTGCTGCCAATGTGGGTTGCCGATATGGATTTCCCAGCTCCAGAAGGCATTCAAAAAGCGCTGATCGAGCGCTTGAATCATCCTATTTTCGGTTATACCGTCCCTTCTGATACAGTTTTCACCGAAATTCAAAATTGGCTAAGGAGTCGTCATTCCTGGCAAATCGAAAAGGAATGGATTTCATTCAGCTCCGGCATCGTTTCGGCCATCGGCACGACGATTCAAGCCTTTACAAATCCCGGAGATAAAATATTGGTGCAATCACCTGTCTATACACCATTTTTCGATATGATAAAAAATAATGACCGGGAAGTGGTCAACAGTCCCCTTATACTTGAGGACGGTAAGTTTATGATTGATTTCACAGATTTTGAAGACAAGCTGAAAAGCGGAGTGAAGCTTTTCCTTTTTTGCAGTCCTCATAACCCGGGCGGACGTGTCTGGACAAAGGATGAGCTGCTGAGAATCGGGGATCTTTGCAAAAAATACGATGTCATCATGGTCAGTGATGAAATTCATGCCGACTTGTTCCATTCGCCATCGACACATTACCCGATTGCCTCGCTTTCAAAAGAATTTGCGGCGATCACCGTGACATTGATGGCCCCCAGCAAAACGTTCAACATCGCCGGCATGCAGGCTTCATTCCTGGTCACAAGCAACGAGAAGTTGCAGCTGAAATTGCAAAACACGCAAACGAAACTAGCTTTCCATGGCCTCAACGTCTTGGCCTTGACAGCTATGGAGGCCGCATATCGTGAAGGCTTGGAATGGCTGACGGAAATGATGGGTTACATTGAGGAGAACATAAAGCTGGCAGAAGATTTCATTGCTGAAGAAATTCCTGCTCTTCATGTGATGCATCCCGATGCCTCCTACCTTTTATGGATAGACTGCCGCGATCTCGGCATGACTGATACGGAAATCAAGGAAAAGCTGATCCATCACGGGAAGCTTGCATTGGAGCCAGGTTCAAAATATGGCCCAGGCGGTGAAGGCTTCGTCAGGATGAACATCGGTTGCTCACGCGCCACGCTGTTGGAGGGTCTAAAGCGGTTAAAGCTAGCTTTTTCATGA
- a CDS encoding ABC transporter substrate-binding protein codes for MKKRIYGTVFISALLVLGGCAEDKAEPSKTSDKVVAEHGSEAAKAQSETTASSKDKLEELTKQFPSKHPESIVTTSVSITEMLQILNVKPVGIPTSTHELPKGFEDVAQIGSPIEPDVEKIVSLKPDIVIGPQSIKDSLDKKIKNSKVDTAYIPTDSYDDLKISLEVLGKVLHKETEAKDYIAQLQEKETAVLDGVKGKDSSKVMVLFGSGESFMLMSENTYVGSLVKKLGATNIVNDVLKSSEAYVPMNMEDVVTANPDAILLVSHGDPTAALEQFKAEVKKNGAWEKLNAFKEDRVQALDYEIFGYASIEKATTGLEQLSEILYK; via the coding sequence ATGAAAAAAAGGATATACGGAACGGTATTCATATCTGCATTACTAGTTTTGGGCGGGTGTGCCGAGGACAAGGCAGAACCAAGCAAAACCAGCGATAAGGTAGTTGCAGAGCATGGAAGTGAAGCTGCAAAAGCTCAAAGTGAGACAACGGCCTCCAGTAAAGACAAGTTAGAGGAATTAACCAAACAATTTCCCTCGAAGCATCCCGAATCGATTGTAACGACATCTGTTTCGATTACTGAAATGCTCCAAATATTGAATGTGAAACCTGTCGGCATTCCCACTTCCACTCATGAATTGCCAAAAGGATTCGAAGATGTTGCCCAAATTGGTTCTCCCATTGAACCCGATGTGGAAAAGATCGTAAGCCTTAAGCCGGATATCGTAATCGGACCCCAATCAATCAAAGACAGCTTGGATAAGAAAATAAAGAATAGTAAGGTAGACACTGCTTACATTCCCACGGATTCTTATGATGATCTAAAAATATCGCTCGAAGTATTAGGTAAGGTATTACATAAGGAAACGGAAGCGAAAGACTATATCGCACAATTGCAAGAGAAGGAAACCGCCGTATTGGATGGAGTCAAAGGCAAGGATTCATCAAAGGTCATGGTTTTATTCGGTTCAGGTGAATCGTTTATGCTGATGAGCGAGAATACGTATGTAGGCAGCTTAGTGAAGAAATTGGGAGCTACGAATATAGTTAACGATGTGTTGAAATCATCGGAGGCATACGTGCCGATGAATATGGAAGACGTCGTTACAGCAAACCCGGATGCCATACTTCTTGTTTCACATGGTGATCCGACTGCGGCATTGGAACAGTTTAAAGCGGAAGTAAAAAAGAATGGTGCATGGGAGAAGTTAAATGCTTTTAAAGAAGATCGCGTCCAAGCACTTGACTACGAAATCTTTGGCTATGCATCCATTGAAAAAGCAACGACCGGGCTGGAGCAACTAAGCGAGATCTTATATAAGTAA
- a CDS encoding FecCD family ABC transporter permease — protein MKVKPKKGFRIGAIFIFLVVFTILSIGMGSVHLSPMETIKTIFGSGQEMSETIVWDLRIPRVLIAILVGINLAISGALLQAVMRNPLADPGLTGVSSGAAVTVLFILLIFPSFGKWIPIAAVIGGLIAVTLVYALAWKKNGISPIRIILSGIAVNAVFGGITGLLSILYSDRLPSALQWLNGSLSAKGLGDVSLLFPYSLIGWVAALFCIRPANILNLGENVAVNLGENTNRIRIVLSLIAVYLAAISVSIVGLLGFVGLIVPHMSRFLVGSNYRRLLPMSMVLGALVLLVADTIGRSLFSPLDIPAGIVMAMVGGPYFLYLMRAGDI, from the coding sequence ATGAAAGTTAAACCAAAAAAAGGATTCAGGATAGGTGCCATATTCATTTTTCTAGTGGTATTCACGATTTTATCAATCGGAATGGGCAGTGTTCATTTGTCACCTATGGAAACGATCAAAACCATATTTGGTTCTGGTCAGGAAATGTCGGAAACGATTGTCTGGGACTTGCGGATCCCCAGGGTTTTGATAGCTATTCTAGTAGGGATAAATTTAGCGATATCCGGTGCCCTCCTTCAAGCCGTCATGAGAAATCCGTTGGCGGATCCGGGCTTGACCGGGGTATCAAGCGGCGCTGCAGTTACGGTTTTGTTCATCCTGCTCATTTTCCCGAGCTTCGGTAAATGGATCCCGATTGCTGCGGTGATAGGAGGACTTATAGCCGTCACCTTAGTTTACGCACTCGCTTGGAAGAAAAATGGTATATCACCAATCCGAATCATCCTTTCAGGCATTGCGGTCAATGCGGTTTTTGGCGGGATAACCGGTCTGCTATCGATTCTTTATAGTGATCGCCTTCCTTCGGCGCTTCAATGGTTGAACGGCAGTTTATCCGCAAAGGGCTTGGGAGATGTCAGCCTCCTCTTCCCTTATTCACTCATTGGCTGGGTTGCCGCATTGTTTTGCATTCGCCCGGCAAACATACTGAATCTCGGGGAAAATGTAGCCGTGAACTTAGGGGAAAATACGAACCGGATCCGAATCGTCCTTTCACTCATCGCTGTATATTTAGCGGCCATTTCCGTTTCCATTGTTGGATTGCTCGGTTTTGTCGGCCTTATCGTCCCACATATGTCGAGATTTTTAGTCGGGTCCAATTACCGTCGACTATTGCCGATGAGCATGGTCTTGGGGGCACTCGTTTTATTGGTGGCCGATACAATCGGCCGTTCCCTTTTCTCGCCCCTGGACATTCCAGCCGGAATTGTAATGGCGATGGTTGGAGGACCTTACTTTTTATATCTAATGAGAGCGGGTGACATATAA
- a CDS encoding ABC transporter ATP-binding protein: MLKAQSLDVGYDHKKILNDFKIDVSKGEIVSIIGPNGSGKSTALKAMSRMIPVQGGKIFLDGKDLHSLKKKNISQMMSVLLQSNEPPSDITVEELVKYGRTPHKKWYERTNDEDLSIVEWAIEKTGLTPLKDRLVSSLSGGEGQRAWIAMSLAQRPKVLLLDEPTTYLDIAHQLQLLELVHTVNRDLGMTVVMVLHDLNQASIYSDKICVISKGTIVKYGTSEEVMTKETIRSVYGVECEIDSHFQHGKPRINLVGISRETIR, from the coding sequence ATGCTGAAAGCTCAATCATTGGATGTAGGCTATGATCATAAGAAAATATTAAATGATTTTAAGATCGATGTTTCAAAAGGTGAAATCGTATCGATCATTGGTCCGAATGGCTCGGGAAAGTCCACAGCCCTAAAAGCGATGTCAAGAATGATTCCCGTTCAGGGCGGAAAGATTTTTTTAGATGGCAAGGATCTGCATTCTTTAAAGAAGAAAAACATCTCGCAAATGATGAGCGTCCTTCTTCAATCGAATGAACCGCCTTCGGATATCACGGTGGAAGAGTTGGTGAAATACGGACGCACCCCCCACAAGAAATGGTATGAGCGGACGAATGATGAGGACTTGAGCATCGTGGAGTGGGCCATTGAAAAAACCGGACTGACTCCGCTTAAGGATCGCCTCGTGTCCTCACTTTCCGGCGGAGAGGGACAGCGTGCCTGGATTGCCATGTCCTTAGCGCAGCGACCGAAAGTATTGCTTCTCGATGAACCGACTACCTACCTTGATATCGCCCATCAGCTTCAGCTTCTGGAGCTTGTGCACACCGTCAACCGCGACTTGGGGATGACGGTGGTGATGGTGCTTCACGATTTAAACCAAGCGAGTATTTATAGCGATAAAATATGTGTCATTTCAAAAGGAACCATCGTGAAATATGGAACATCGGAAGAGGTCATGACGAAAGAAACGATTCGCAGCGTTTATGGCGTGGAATGTGAAATCGATTCACATTTCCAGCATGGAAAGCCCCGGATTAATTTGGTGGGCATTTCACGGGAAACAATAAGATAA
- a CDS encoding HugZ family pyridoxamine 5'-phosphate oxidase gives MVKSMDISAKKEQYVQFLNKCNTMVISTKDDNGDPFISYAPFVQHEGKFYIYISKISDHYKFIEANQLISIMLLADEQGSPNLFALERVRFQCTAVNIGNEGHEDIFSKFSENHGAPMMGVLRGLDLSLFELTPIDGRYVIGFGQAFTIDLAGDKFDHVVVDKKDK, from the coding sequence ATGGTAAAATCAATGGATATCTCCGCAAAGAAAGAGCAGTATGTACAATTTCTGAACAAGTGTAACACGATGGTGATCAGCACCAAAGATGATAACGGAGATCCTTTCATTAGCTACGCCCCCTTCGTTCAGCATGAAGGTAAGTTTTATATATATATCAGCAAGATTTCCGATCATTATAAATTCATAGAAGCGAATCAACTGATCAGCATCATGTTGCTTGCCGATGAGCAGGGTTCCCCCAATTTATTCGCATTGGAGCGGGTCCGCTTTCAATGTACAGCTGTCAATATCGGAAACGAAGGTCATGAAGATATTTTTTCCAAGTTCTCGGAAAACCACGGTGCGCCCATGATGGGTGTTTTGAGAGGATTGGATCTGTCCCTGTTTGAACTTACGCCAATAGATGGACGTTATGTCATTGGCTTTGGTCAAGCGTTCACCATCGATCTAGCAGGAGATAAGTTCGATCATGTCGTTGTTGATAAGAAAGATAAATAA
- a CDS encoding VanZ family protein: MRIYSFPILTIIGCIGLILYILIDFKRNQFENLIHRGIFYSFILYSIVVSHLTIGAIFIPPQTSNITFQFIPFHFIGDLYSESVRGTWFLMNSIKLYVYNLIMLFPLGVYLGILYQVKRVHKAIIIVFLTSLTIEILQPVLSYFGFIFNRSFDVDDLILNTLGGFLGFLVWLGISNINMMDSEKSHNNT, from the coding sequence ATGAGGATTTATTCATTTCCTATCCTGACTATAATAGGATGCATAGGACTAATTTTATATATACTTATTGATTTCAAAAGGAATCAATTTGAAAATTTAATCCATAGAGGAATATTCTATAGTTTTATACTTTATTCAATTGTAGTATCACATCTTACGATAGGGGCTATTTTCATACCACCTCAAACTAGCAATATAACATTTCAGTTCATCCCTTTTCATTTCATAGGTGATTTGTATAGCGAGAGTGTTAGAGGTACTTGGTTTCTTATGAATTCAATTAAACTATATGTTTACAATTTGATTATGTTGTTTCCTTTAGGGGTTTATTTGGGGATTTTATATCAGGTTAAACGTGTGCATAAAGCTATTATCATCGTGTTTCTTACTAGTTTGACAATTGAAATATTGCAGCCAGTATTAAGTTACTTCGGTTTTATATTCAATCGTTCATTTGATGTGGATGATTTAATCTTGAATACTCTTGGGGGTTTTTTAGGGTTTTTGGTTTGGTTAGGAATTAGTAATATTAATATGATGGATTCTGAAAAATCCCATAATAATACATGA
- a CDS encoding FtsX-like permease family protein: MINLAVKILLARLKWFLLIVVSLGITLACIISLMTSSEAIKTSLQSNAYNNYGEHSGVLIDVNVSKTALQSQGFEAGEYQLIDKLQVNKTLTATIGWMDNDAFKIGHINMKKGKLPTNENEVSIESFYLEKIDPTWKLGDKRKLLIKNKVTQVKLVGIVENYSAKWTVPSDIEKGLNDFPSIFVAKSSLKNTKNFLIRLHKEDIKEMSKLLETYNDNGILNEKLFDKGLKQYDNISKLTVTFQIVILIAASFCFWGLFYYFNLFQVQKDAQLKVLGCSNLKLYKLHLFQCVIIFLLSILVSIPLNIVFHNLIIKNAFFEGDLYLLQLNDIIIRAIVWVVIIFAIVAVISTKSISKFNKKSINNLLNNSNFNGNSRNSLINKCSSFYIRQLAIQFLQFPKQSFLIIFTLFLCIQTIFFSFFLQKESEGIWDAKQDYYIDSQEIFGYEDIQNLNVLVNNGLTFPIEEVNKLEQTKGIKYVDKNPFMVDVHPLINPQLVTPSIESWIKQNGSLNTLYKQDNIIPNVSYQLVDSEEFSEIFQSNKYESFKGKILLIVPQAPNNNKLIGEKLGFVKMYRESGQLKTKKWEFEVFDVIESAESDINNTFLDEAEFEFTIVLDKETAIESGIFTGYKDLTIYMDEDVSKKAEEVIDSLVYEMVVPIPGSLYQKISLTKIEDTRISKYMGYIGNFSFLISLFLSTIGIISILLSKYYMKKRTWGIYLSLGMKRNSIIKLLSFEIFIYYFISIMLSTIIFFLTMRVINHIYPTTFYLVYYMFALIFIFLMAAIGVFALSIIIKRQSIISLLRLDE, translated from the coding sequence ATGATTAACTTAGCAGTAAAAATATTACTGGCGAGGTTAAAATGGTTTTTATTAATAGTCGTTTCTCTGGGAATTACATTGGCCTGTATTATTTCACTTATGACTTCATCAGAAGCGATAAAAACAAGCCTACAAAGTAATGCATATAATAATTATGGTGAGCATTCAGGGGTATTAATTGATGTTAATGTATCAAAGACAGCACTTCAAAGCCAAGGATTTGAAGCTGGGGAATATCAACTGATAGATAAATTACAAGTTAACAAAACTCTCACTGCAACTATTGGCTGGATGGATAATGATGCATTTAAAATAGGACATATTAATATGAAAAAAGGCAAACTTCCAACTAATGAGAATGAAGTATCCATAGAATCATTTTATTTAGAAAAGATAGACCCAACTTGGAAGTTGGGGGATAAAAGAAAACTCTTAATAAAAAATAAGGTCACCCAAGTTAAACTAGTTGGCATAGTTGAAAATTATTCGGCAAAATGGACTGTTCCTTCTGATATTGAAAAAGGGTTAAATGATTTCCCTAGTATCTTTGTGGCGAAAAGTTCACTCAAGAATACAAAAAATTTTCTAATTAGGCTCCATAAAGAAGACATAAAAGAAATGTCAAAGTTACTTGAAACGTATAACGATAATGGAATACTTAATGAAAAATTATTCGATAAAGGCTTAAAGCAATATGATAATATATCCAAATTAACAGTAACTTTTCAAATCGTTATATTAATAGCTGCTTCTTTTTGTTTTTGGGGTTTATTTTATTATTTCAACTTGTTTCAAGTACAAAAAGATGCTCAATTGAAGGTTTTGGGCTGTAGTAATTTAAAACTGTATAAATTGCATTTATTTCAATGTGTGATAATTTTTCTGCTTAGTATACTTGTTTCTATCCCACTAAATATTGTTTTCCATAATCTGATTATTAAGAATGCTTTTTTTGAAGGAGATTTATACCTCCTACAACTAAACGACATTATCATTAGAGCGATAGTATGGGTTGTTATAATATTCGCTATAGTTGCCGTAATATCGACCAAATCAATTAGTAAATTCAATAAGAAATCTATTAATAATTTATTAAATAATAGCAATTTTAATGGAAATAGTAGGAACAGTCTGATTAATAAATGTTCTTCATTTTATATAAGGCAGTTAGCGATTCAATTTCTACAATTTCCAAAACAATCTTTTCTAATAATATTTACGTTATTCCTTTGCATTCAGACTATTTTCTTTTCTTTTTTCCTACAGAAAGAAAGTGAAGGTATTTGGGATGCCAAACAAGATTATTATATTGACTCTCAAGAAATTTTCGGATATGAGGACATACAAAATCTAAACGTTTTGGTTAATAACGGCCTGACATTTCCTATAGAAGAAGTTAACAAGCTGGAACAAACAAAAGGCATTAAGTATGTTGATAAAAATCCATTTATGGTCGATGTACATCCTCTGATCAATCCTCAATTAGTAACACCCTCTATAGAGTCTTGGATAAAACAAAATGGTTCACTAAATACTTTATATAAACAGGATAACATCATCCCTAATGTAAGTTATCAACTAGTGGATTCGGAAGAATTTAGTGAGATTTTTCAATCTAATAAATATGAAAGTTTTAAGGGTAAAATATTATTGATAGTGCCCCAAGCACCTAATAACAATAAATTAATAGGTGAAAAATTAGGTTTTGTAAAAATGTATAGAGAGTCAGGTCAACTAAAAACAAAGAAATGGGAATTTGAAGTTTTTGATGTTATCGAGAGTGCCGAAAGCGACATAAATAATACATTCTTAGATGAAGCAGAATTTGAGTTTACAATCGTTTTAGATAAGGAAACGGCTATAGAAAGCGGAATATTTACGGGATATAAGGATTTAACTATTTACATGGATGAAGATGTATCTAAAAAAGCAGAAGAAGTAATAGATTCTTTAGTTTATGAAATGGTCGTACCTATACCTGGAAGTCTTTATCAAAAGATTTCACTTACAAAAATTGAAGATACAAGAATATCCAAGTATATGGGTTATATAGGTAATTTTTCTTTCTTGATTTCTCTATTTTTATCTACGATAGGGATTATTAGTATCTTGCTTAGTAAATATTATATGAAAAAAAGAACTTGGGGAATTTATTTGTCATTAGGAATGAAAAGAAATTCAATAATAAAACTACTTTCATTCGAGATATTTATTTATTACTTCATTTCTATTATGTTAAGTACGATCATTTTCTTTTTAACTATGAGGGTTATTAATCATATATATCCAACGACTTTTTATTTAGTATATTATATGTTTGCCTTGATATTTATTTTCCTAATGGCTGCAATAGGCGTATTTGCACTATCCATTATAATTAAAAGGCAATCTATTATATCATTATTAAGATTAGATGAATAA
- a CDS encoding ABC transporter ATP-binding protein has protein sequence MTIILKTEKINKYYNNHLVLKSTSLIIRKGEIYIIKGKSGSGKSTFLSIIGGLEYPSKGKVFFENRSFYDLSDNEQSQIRGKSFGFVFQSFQLVPELTVKENIELPISLLNNLDKKLDVNELVNELDISMHLNKKPSYLSGGEQQRVAIARALITCPKILFADEPTGNLDQETSEVVINLLTKLSLRYNISLIIVTHEKGLIKQPHYSYRMIDGVLKMETNDD, from the coding sequence ATGACTATTATACTAAAAACTGAGAAAATTAATAAATACTATAATAATCATTTAGTATTAAAATCAACTTCTTTAATTATAAGAAAAGGGGAAATATATATAATTAAAGGAAAAAGTGGGTCTGGAAAATCTACTTTCCTGAGTATCATAGGAGGACTGGAATATCCAAGTAAAGGAAAGGTTTTTTTTGAAAATAGATCGTTTTATGATTTAAGTGATAATGAACAATCACAAATAAGAGGTAAATCTTTCGGTTTTGTTTTTCAATCCTTTCAATTGGTACCTGAACTTACTGTAAAAGAAAATATAGAATTACCGATAAGTCTTTTAAACAATTTAGACAAAAAGTTAGATGTCAATGAGTTGGTTAATGAACTAGATATATCAATGCACTTGAATAAAAAACCTAGTTATTTATCTGGAGGGGAACAACAAAGGGTTGCTATTGCACGGGCTTTAATAACTTGCCCGAAGATTTTGTTTGCAGATGAACCAACAGGGAATTTAGATCAGGAAACTAGTGAAGTGGTAATTAACTTACTAACTAAATTAAGCTTGAGATATAATATTTCCCTAATAATTGTTACTCATGAAAAGGGTTTGATTAAACAACCTCATTACTCATATAGAATGATAGATGGTGTTTTGAAAATGGAGACAAACGATGATTAA